The Thermithiobacillus plumbiphilus genome includes a region encoding these proteins:
- a CDS encoding AI-2E family transporter, producing MRLGDLDTSDLGRIIALALAFVGVMQLAYVVLNPFFRPLTWAAILVYITWPLYQVLRRLLNGRAGLASLLMTLLLALLFILPALWIVVSFAREAPTLLEQINAYVETGNHRLPTVITNLPWIGDLIQRQWDQLLASTPAFRQQILGWLGQGSKYFTTILGGLGRSTFKAALTVFTAFFLYRHGEEILRQARLVAISLVGDRASDYLQAIGDTVRAVVYGILLTAIAQGLLAGLGYWVAGVPAPVLLTIVTILLALVPFATPFVWGGVALWLLIQGHTLEAIGLALWGTLVVSWVDNLIRPLVISSATKISFLLVMFGVLGGLAAFGLVGLFIGPVILAILLAIWREWLEGVDEKAEAIKRGDSQPPVG from the coding sequence GGATACAAGCGATCTGGGGCGCATCATTGCCCTGGCCCTGGCCTTTGTCGGGGTGATGCAGCTGGCCTACGTGGTCCTCAACCCCTTTTTCAGGCCACTGACCTGGGCGGCCATTCTGGTTTACATCACCTGGCCCCTGTACCAGGTACTGCGCCGTCTGCTCAATGGCCGGGCAGGCCTGGCCTCGCTGCTGATGACCCTGCTGCTGGCACTGCTCTTCATTCTGCCGGCACTGTGGATCGTGGTGTCCTTCGCCCGCGAGGCCCCTACCCTCCTTGAACAAATCAATGCCTATGTCGAGACCGGCAATCATCGCCTGCCCACCGTCATCACCAACCTGCCCTGGATCGGGGACCTGATCCAGCGTCAATGGGATCAACTGCTGGCCAGCACGCCGGCCTTTCGCCAGCAGATCCTCGGCTGGCTAGGGCAGGGCTCGAAGTATTTCACCACCATTCTTGGTGGACTCGGGCGCAGCACCTTCAAAGCCGCACTGACCGTTTTCACCGCATTCTTCCTGTATCGCCATGGCGAGGAGATCCTGCGCCAGGCGCGACTGGTGGCCATCAGCCTGGTCGGGGACCGCGCCTCGGATTACCTGCAGGCCATTGGCGACACGGTACGCGCCGTGGTCTACGGCATCCTGCTGACGGCCATCGCCCAGGGCCTGCTGGCGGGGCTTGGCTACTGGGTGGCGGGCGTGCCGGCGCCGGTACTGCTGACCATCGTCACCATCCTGCTGGCCCTGGTGCCCTTTGCCACCCCCTTCGTCTGGGGTGGCGTGGCGCTCTGGTTGCTGATCCAGGGCCATACCCTGGAAGCCATCGGCCTGGCACTCTGGGGTACGCTTGTGGTCAGTTGGGTGGACAACCTCATCCGGCCCCTGGTCATCAGCAGCGCCACCAAGATCTCCTTCCTGCTGGTGATGTTCGGGGTGCTCGGTGGCCTGGCGGCCTTTGGACTTGTTGGGCTTTTCATCGGCCCGGTGATTCTCGCCATCCTGCTGGCGATCTGGCGGGAATGGCTGGAAGGCGTG